In a genomic window of Flavobacterium lipolyticum:
- a CDS encoding MmcQ/YjbR family DNA-binding protein produces the protein MVTIETFRTLALSFPDATEEPHFEKTSFRINKKIFATFEEKNNTAVLKLNEIDQSVFCASSELIFYPVPNKWGKQGWTVVELSKARPEMFEDALILSYQNVAFKKK, from the coding sequence ATGGTCACAATTGAAACATTCAGAACCCTTGCGCTGTCATTTCCGGACGCCACAGAAGAGCCTCATTTTGAGAAAACTTCTTTTCGAATCAACAAAAAAATATTCGCCACTTTTGAAGAAAAGAACAATACAGCCGTTTTAAAATTGAACGAAATCGATCAGTCCGTTTTTTGCGCTTCAAGTGAATTGATTTTTTATCCGGTTCCCAATAAGTGGGGTAAACAAGGCTGGACCGTTGTAGAGCTTTCAAAAGCAAGACCGGAAATGTTTGAAGACGCTTTGATTCTTTCTTATCAAAATGTAGCTTTTAAGAAAAAGTGA
- a CDS encoding Ada metal-binding domain-containing protein — MLKHNKIQDSDLRNKIKKGEICFGGNQKLKIYGTLKCKSGKRMKRENRVFFSTEDEAVENNFRPCGHCMKTEYQNWKNGLI; from the coding sequence ATGCTTAAACATAACAAAATTCAAGATTCAGATCTTCGAAATAAAATTAAAAAAGGCGAAATTTGCTTTGGTGGCAACCAAAAACTAAAAATCTACGGAACGCTAAAATGCAAATCCGGAAAAAGAATGAAACGCGAAAACAGGGTTTTCTTTTCAACCGAGGACGAAGCCGTAGAAAACAATTTTCGCCCTTGTGGACATTGCATGAAAACCGAATATCAAAACTGGAAAAATGGACTTATTTAA
- the ahcY gene encoding adenosylhomocysteinase yields MSTTTTPFVAFKVKDISLAAWGRKEIELAEAEMPGLMALRAEYKDEQPLKGARIAGCLHMTIQTAVLIETLIALGAEVTWSSCNIFSTQDQAAAAIAAAGIQVYAWKGLDEQSFDWCIEQTLFFGEDRKPLNMILDDGGDLTNMVIDRFPELVPGIKGLSEETTTGVHRLYERVKAGTLPMPAININDSVTKSKFDNKYGCKESAVDAVRRATDLMLAGKRVVVCGYGDVGKGTAASFRGAGSIVTVTEIDPICALQAAMDGYEVKKLNTVIANADIIITTTGNKDIVLGEHFEQMKDKTVVCNIGHFDNEIDMAWLNKNHGASKIEIKPQVDKYTIAGKDIIILAEGRLVNLGCATGHPSFVMSNSFTNQTLAQIELWNNSAAYNNDVYMLPKHLDEKVAALHLAKLGVELEVLREDQAAYIGVEVQGPFKPEYYRY; encoded by the coding sequence ATGAGTACTACAACTACGCCTTTTGTGGCTTTCAAAGTAAAAGACATCTCTCTAGCGGCTTGGGGAAGAAAAGAAATTGAATTGGCTGAAGCTGAAATGCCAGGTTTAATGGCGCTTCGTGCTGAATATAAAGACGAACAACCTTTAAAGGGTGCTCGTATTGCAGGATGTTTACACATGACGATTCAAACTGCTGTTTTGATCGAAACTTTAATTGCTCTTGGTGCTGAAGTTACCTGGTCTTCTTGTAACATTTTCTCCACTCAGGATCAGGCTGCTGCTGCTATTGCTGCTGCAGGAATTCAGGTTTATGCCTGGAAAGGTCTTGATGAGCAATCATTTGACTGGTGTATTGAACAAACTTTATTCTTTGGTGAAGACAGAAAACCATTGAACATGATCCTTGATGATGGTGGAGATTTAACAAATATGGTTATTGACCGTTTCCCTGAATTGGTTCCTGGAATTAAAGGTTTATCTGAAGAAACTACTACTGGTGTTCACAGACTTTACGAAAGAGTAAAAGCCGGAACTTTACCAATGCCTGCAATTAACATTAACGACTCTGTTACTAAATCTAAATTTGATAACAAATACGGTTGTAAAGAATCTGCTGTTGATGCTGTTCGTCGTGCAACTGACTTAATGTTGGCTGGAAAAAGAGTTGTAGTTTGTGGATATGGTGATGTTGGAAAAGGAACTGCTGCTTCTTTCAGAGGTGCAGGATCTATTGTAACGGTTACCGAAATTGATCCAATTTGTGCTTTACAAGCTGCAATGGACGGTTATGAAGTTAAAAAATTAAACACTGTAATTGCTAATGCTGATATCATCATTACTACTACAGGAAATAAAGATATCGTTCTTGGAGAGCACTTCGAGCAAATGAAAGACAAAACTGTTGTTTGTAACATCGGACACTTTGATAATGAAATCGATATGGCTTGGTTGAACAAAAACCACGGTGCTTCTAAAATCGAAATCAAACCACAAGTTGACAAATATACTATCGCCGGAAAAGACATCATCATTTTGGCTGAAGGGCGTTTAGTAAACCTAGGTTGTGCTACAGGTCACCCAAGTTTTGTGATGAGTAATTCATTCACCAACCAGACTTTGGCTCAAATCGAATTATGGAACAACAGTGCTGCTTACAACAATGACGTTTATATGTTACCAAAACATTTAGATGAAAAAGTAGCGGCCCTACACTTAGCTAAATTAGGAGTTGAGTTGGAAGTTCTTCGCGAAGATCAGGCTGCTTATATTGGTGTTGAAGTTCAAGGTCCATTCAAACCAGAATACTACAGATACTAA
- a CDS encoding patatin-like phospholipase family protein: MKKTPYFFILFFLLTISQIGLSQEKKPKVVLVLSGGGAKGIAHIPLLQKLDSLHIVPDLIVGNSMGSIIGGLYAMGYSGDSIEKITKNIYWDKLLGGGQSLQSVSAEEKREFQRYLVGIGIKDGKLNSVGSLLNDQNLRESLSELTFPVYNVRDFDSLPIPFRAMATDLVEGKEVILSKGSLAYAMRASMSLPAIFKPVPYEKTILVDGGVLNNFPTDVAKQMGADIIIGSDVGGGMQPMGKLNNIMMILMQTSMFPSNVKNPANRDLCTILIDHMPNLRFSTADFAASNEIYKDGKIAANQNLPALIALAEKLKGFQQRTHKLPYMPKEFVLDTIIYKKISPENLPLVVGRANLKPHVKYTSKDLISGINRAMGTNLFDEIGYSYFIKDGDKPGVTLFGSERAKNQLNTSVHYDTYRGVGVIFNYTARNVLADASRLLVTADIAEQPKGRINFQKNFGGRREWWWGTELYGAFLKQEIYLNGKASDNILYNTFEFNNEVNRNLNSLKSYFGFGLNYHYTYFKPKYEREYNPNVVSLNNYSSNNIEFNMHYSYNDMDKVFFATNGTIIKSNITRSFLSDINASISSPDVMRLSGSTNNYTKFGLSFEKRLPLKKKITGIVGFDACFIFQDQLKDNQISFFDFGYATRYFLGGIIPSSGSNRFSFPGLHEDELNVTQYMGLKLASQINITGKIYLTPHINIAAVGFDTFGNFIDHAFKPKGNWDHNFETSLVLSGGAAISYQSILGPIHFDTSWINNIDKVRLFFSVGLSLNP, encoded by the coding sequence TTGAAAAAAACACCTTATTTCTTTATCTTATTTTTTTTACTTACAATCTCTCAGATTGGTCTTTCGCAGGAAAAGAAACCTAAAGTCGTTTTAGTATTAAGTGGTGGTGGAGCAAAGGGAATTGCACATATTCCGCTTTTACAAAAACTGGATTCTCTACACATTGTGCCTGATCTTATTGTTGGAAATAGTATGGGAAGTATCATTGGCGGTTTATATGCCATGGGATATTCCGGCGATAGTATCGAAAAAATCACCAAGAATATTTATTGGGACAAACTCCTTGGCGGAGGTCAATCATTACAATCTGTAAGTGCAGAAGAAAAAAGAGAATTCCAAAGATACTTGGTCGGAATAGGGATTAAAGATGGAAAACTCAATAGTGTTGGTTCACTTTTAAATGATCAAAACCTAAGAGAATCCCTTTCTGAATTGACCTTTCCTGTATATAATGTCAGAGATTTTGATAGCCTCCCGATACCTTTTAGAGCTATGGCTACCGACTTAGTTGAAGGCAAGGAAGTTATTTTAAGCAAAGGCAGTTTAGCTTATGCCATGCGAGCCAGCATGTCTTTGCCTGCTATTTTCAAACCAGTGCCTTACGAAAAAACCATATTAGTAGACGGAGGAGTATTAAATAATTTCCCGACAGATGTGGCCAAACAAATGGGTGCCGACATTATTATTGGCAGTGATGTTGGTGGAGGAATGCAGCCAATGGGGAAACTGAACAATATTATGATGATATTAATGCAGACGAGTATGTTTCCGAGTAATGTTAAAAACCCGGCAAATCGCGATCTGTGTACCATATTAATCGATCACATGCCCAACCTGCGTTTCTCGACAGCTGACTTTGCAGCTAGTAACGAAATTTATAAAGACGGTAAAATAGCCGCAAATCAAAATCTTCCGGCTTTAATTGCTTTAGCAGAAAAGTTAAAAGGATTCCAGCAACGAACGCACAAATTGCCCTATATGCCCAAAGAATTTGTTCTTGACACCATAATTTATAAAAAAATAAGTCCGGAAAATCTCCCTCTGGTAGTGGGAAGAGCAAATCTTAAACCCCATGTAAAATATACCTCCAAAGATTTAATTTCAGGCATCAACAGAGCTATGGGTACAAATCTTTTTGATGAAATTGGATATAGCTATTTCATCAAAGATGGTGATAAACCCGGAGTTACATTATTTGGATCTGAGCGTGCTAAAAACCAGCTAAACACCTCCGTACACTACGACACTTATAGAGGTGTTGGTGTTATTTTTAACTACACCGCCAGAAACGTTCTTGCCGATGCTTCCCGTCTTTTGGTTACTGCCGATATAGCAGAACAACCAAAAGGCAGAATCAATTTTCAGAAAAATTTTGGAGGACGCAGAGAATGGTGGTGGGGAACGGAACTTTACGGAGCTTTTCTAAAACAGGAAATTTATCTTAATGGCAAAGCCTCAGATAATATCCTTTACAATACATTTGAATTTAACAATGAAGTAAACAGAAATTTAAATTCGCTGAAAAGCTATTTTGGTTTTGGTTTAAACTATCACTACACCTACTTCAAACCAAAATATGAACGGGAATACAATCCGAACGTAGTTTCACTAAACAACTACAGCTCTAATAATATCGAATTCAACATGCATTATTCCTATAATGATATGGATAAAGTTTTCTTTGCTACAAACGGAACCATTATAAAATCAAATATAACGCGATCATTCCTTAGCGATATCAACGCCTCAATTTCCTCCCCAGATGTCATGCGTCTTTCCGGTTCAACAAATAATTACACAAAATTTGGTTTAAGCTTTGAAAAGAGGTTGCCCCTAAAAAAGAAAATTACAGGAATCGTAGGATTTGATGCTTGTTTTATTTTTCAAGATCAACTCAAAGACAATCAAATTTCGTTTTTCGATTTTGGTTATGCAACAAGATATTTTCTCGGTGGTATTATCCCAAGTTCCGGCAGTAATCGCTTTTCATTCCCGGGTTTACATGAAGACGAACTCAATGTTACACAATATATGGGGCTTAAACTCGCCTCGCAAATAAATATTACCGGAAAAATCTATCTGACCCCTCACATTAATATTGCCGCTGTAGGTTTTGACACTTTTGGTAATTTCATTGACCATGCCTTTAAACCAAAAGGAAATTGGGATCATAATTTCGAAACCAGCCTTGTGCTATCGGGAGGAGCTGCTATTTCCTATCAGTCCATTTTAGGTCCAATTCACTTTGATACTTCATGGATCAATAATATCGACAAAGTCCGATTGTTTTTCAGTGTCGGATTATCACTTAATCCATAA
- a CDS encoding GNAT family N-acetyltransferase → MNFRKATISDLMEMQQLYTETIQSVCKNDYDPKQIEVWISGVQNTERWLDVIQTQFVLLAIIETKIVGFGTLKNGNYIDFFYIHKDYQKQGIAHKLLNELLLEAQKQHPETITSDISITARPFFEKSGFVVKAEQVNIRSGVELINYKMEKEL, encoded by the coding sequence ATGAATTTCAGAAAAGCAACAATTTCAGACTTAATGGAAATGCAGCAATTGTATACCGAAACCATACAATCGGTCTGTAAAAACGATTACGATCCAAAGCAAATTGAAGTATGGATTTCGGGTGTACAAAATACCGAGCGTTGGTTAGACGTTATTCAAACACAATTTGTTTTGCTGGCCATCATTGAAACTAAAATAGTTGGTTTTGGAACTTTGAAGAACGGCAATTATATTGATTTCTTTTATATCCACAAAGACTATCAAAAACAGGGAATTGCCCATAAGCTTTTAAATGAATTACTACTTGAAGCCCAAAAGCAACATCCAGAAACCATTACCTCCGACATTAGTATTACAGCCAGACCTTTTTTTGAAAAAAGCGGTTTTGTTGTAAAAGCCGAGCAGGTAAACATTCGATCCGGTGTTGAGCTGATTAATTACAAAATGGAAAAAGAATTGTAA
- a CDS encoding methylated-DNA--[protein]-cysteine S-methyltransferase: protein MNTQENINYNRIAEAIDYIKANFKAQPNLDEVAEKVHLSPFHFQRLFTEWAGTSPKKFLQYISVEHAKKILQEDHQATLFDAAFDTGLSGTSRLHDLFVNIEGMTPAEYKNGGKNLEINFSFAESPFGNIIVASTLKGVCFMAFAENEGMGFENLKHRFPNATFCRKLDLIQQNALFIFQNDWSKLSEIKLHLKGTHFQLKVWETLLKIPLGQLSTYGSIAQQIEKPNASRAVGTAIGSNPVAFLIPCHRVIQSTGTFGGYMWGNTRKTAIIGWEGAQINP from the coding sequence ATGAACACACAGGAAAACATTAATTATAATCGAATTGCTGAAGCGATTGATTATATCAAAGCCAATTTTAAAGCGCAGCCCAATCTTGATGAAGTTGCCGAAAAAGTGCATTTAAGTCCTTTTCACTTTCAACGTTTGTTTACCGAATGGGCAGGCACAAGTCCGAAGAAGTTTTTGCAATACATAAGTGTTGAACATGCCAAGAAAATACTTCAGGAAGACCACCAGGCTACTTTATTTGATGCTGCTTTTGACACCGGTCTTTCGGGAACCAGCCGTTTGCATGACTTGTTTGTAAACATCGAAGGTATGACACCAGCCGAATATAAAAATGGAGGAAAGAACTTAGAAATTAACTTCAGTTTCGCCGAAAGTCCGTTTGGAAATATCATTGTAGCCTCAACACTTAAAGGAGTTTGTTTTATGGCTTTTGCCGAAAACGAAGGAATGGGTTTTGAGAATTTAAAACATAGATTCCCCAACGCCACATTCTGCAGAAAGCTGGATCTGATACAACAAAATGCACTGTTTATTTTTCAAAATGACTGGAGCAAATTATCCGAAATTAAACTGCACTTAAAAGGCACCCATTTTCAATTGAAAGTTTGGGAAACTCTTTTAAAAATCCCATTGGGACAACTTTCTACTTATGGTTCAATCGCACAGCAAATTGAGAAGCCCAATGCTTCCCGTGCCGTTGGTACCGCTATCGGAAGCAACCCTGTCGCTTTTTTAATTCCTTGCCACCGTGTAATCCAATCCACAGGAACCTTCGGGGGATATATGTGGGGAAACACCCGTAAAACGGCCATTATTGGATGGGAAGGCGCACAGATAAATCCATAA
- a CDS encoding DMT family transporter yields the protein MKNFFFLGIAILFEIIATSALKKSEEFTKLIPSIVTIIGYCGAFYFLSFAIRTIPVGIAYAIWSGVGIVLITIIGAVFFKQIPDLPAIIGLTLIMAGVIVINVFSKTTAH from the coding sequence ATGAAAAACTTTTTCTTTTTAGGCATTGCTATTCTCTTTGAAATCATAGCTACTTCGGCCCTAAAAAAGTCTGAAGAATTTACAAAACTGATTCCAAGTATTGTAACCATAATTGGTTACTGTGGTGCATTTTATTTTTTAAGTTTTGCCATCAGAACCATTCCGGTCGGAATTGCTTATGCCATCTGGTCGGGAGTTGGGATTGTACTGATCACGATTATCGGTGCTGTTTTCTTCAAACAAATCCCTGATTTACCAGCGATAATTGGATTAACATTGATTATGGCAGGTGTTATTGTCATTAATGTTTTTTCTAAAACTACCGCGCATTAA
- a CDS encoding WG repeat-containing protein: MKRFLVFCLYFFTNCVILAQKKDLWVSFWDKDTTHIGFKDANGTIKIPPKFMGFTTARKFDKIIAVTEETGESWKSYYLTKSGKIVGRDSLYIFDNGPDCENEGYIRFTDRKTDKTGIFNSEGKIAIPADYSALSKVQNGMIVALKGALKKQDGEHFFWSGGKRYLIDHNNKILIEDFKDNTDLNFYSLQKSKVPNKEETRENFAGVGGAYYSFINCDKEFKWWLKNNLLSDLSKENLMKSSFDKITYWKEPNGWKSESKTKFIEENYALLKSKLQQLKASGTDYFISSDGLNPFIFETSEYGEYFNNCNEPKEWIYPVKNIIINSSDTADFKQDHFEFLRTEKGYKLISVSVAKEELK; encoded by the coding sequence ATGAAACGATTTCTTGTTTTTTGCCTATACTTTTTTACTAATTGTGTTATACTCGCACAAAAAAAAGACCTTTGGGTTTCATTTTGGGATAAAGACACTACCCATATTGGATTTAAAGACGCAAACGGAACTATCAAAATACCACCAAAGTTTATGGGATTCACTACTGCCCGTAAATTTGACAAAATTATTGCCGTAACCGAAGAAACCGGTGAAAGCTGGAAGAGCTATTATCTGACCAAATCCGGTAAAATAGTGGGACGTGACAGTCTCTATATTTTTGACAATGGTCCTGATTGTGAAAATGAAGGTTACATCAGATTTACAGACCGAAAAACAGATAAAACCGGAATATTTAATAGTGAAGGCAAAATTGCAATTCCTGCTGATTATAGTGCTTTATCAAAAGTTCAAAATGGGATGATTGTAGCCTTAAAAGGTGCCCTAAAAAAACAGGACGGTGAACATTTTTTCTGGAGTGGAGGAAAAAGATACCTGATAGACCATAACAACAAAATCTTAATTGAGGATTTCAAAGACAATACTGATCTTAACTTTTATTCTTTACAAAAATCAAAAGTCCCTAATAAAGAAGAAACAAGAGAGAATTTTGCCGGCGTTGGCGGTGCGTATTATTCTTTTATTAATTGCGATAAGGAATTTAAGTGGTGGTTAAAAAACAATTTACTTTCTGATTTATCCAAAGAAAATTTAATGAAGAGCTCCTTTGATAAAATCACTTACTGGAAAGAACCAAATGGATGGAAAAGCGAATCAAAGACAAAATTTATTGAAGAAAATTATGCTCTTTTAAAATCAAAACTTCAACAGCTTAAAGCTTCCGGAACGGATTATTTTATTTCGTCTGATGGGCTGAATCCCTTTATTTTTGAAACGAGCGAATATGGTGAGTACTTTAATAATTGTAATGAGCCTAAAGAATGGATCTATCCCGTTAAGAACATTATTATTAATTCAAGCGATACAGCCGATTTTAAACAGGATCATTTTGAATTTCTCCGAACCGAAAAGGGTTACAAACTGATAAGTGTTTCTGTTGCGAAAGAGGAGCTGAAATAA
- a CDS encoding NUDIX hydrolase, producing the protein MPKKIIENSENYQPGLSIDCVIFGFHDNQLKVLLIKTPFDEKWSLPGGFIPIEEDIDTAAVTVLKERTGMQGIFLRQFATFGRVKRNDLDFGNAVLDHYDISREDGKWFTQRFITIGYYALIDFLKAVPQKENSQEIIEWIDHKEVPELILDHREILDKALNTLRIELNLMPVGYNLLPEKFTIPQLQKLYETILDRKLDRRNFLRKITNIGILNKLDEKKSNVAHKAPNLYTFDTDKYKEVLKNGLNQGW; encoded by the coding sequence ATGCCAAAAAAGATAATAGAAAATAGCGAAAATTACCAGCCCGGACTTTCAATTGACTGTGTCATTTTTGGATTTCATGACAATCAGCTAAAAGTTTTACTCATTAAAACTCCATTTGATGAAAAATGGTCCTTGCCCGGAGGATTTATACCCATTGAAGAAGATATTGACACCGCAGCCGTGACCGTTTTAAAGGAACGTACCGGAATGCAGGGGATTTTTTTAAGACAGTTTGCTACTTTTGGCCGCGTCAAACGAAACGATCTGGATTTTGGGAATGCCGTACTGGATCACTATGATATTTCCAGAGAAGACGGAAAATGGTTTACTCAGCGTTTTATAACCATTGGATATTATGCCTTAATCGATTTTTTAAAAGCAGTTCCGCAAAAAGAAAACAGTCAGGAGATTATAGAATGGATCGATCATAAAGAAGTTCCCGAACTTATCCTGGATCATAGAGAAATTCTGGATAAAGCCCTGAATACTCTTAGAATCGAGTTGAATTTAATGCCGGTGGGTTACAATTTGTTGCCCGAAAAATTTACAATTCCACAGCTGCAAAAGCTGTATGAAACGATTTTGGATCGAAAATTAGACAGACGAAACTTTCTGCGTAAAATTACCAATATCGGAATTCTGAATAAACTGGACGAAAAGAAAAGCAATGTGGCGCACAAAGCCCCAAACTTATATACTTTTGATACAGATAAATACAAAGAGGTTCTTAAAAACGGACTGAATCAGGGGTGGTAA
- a CDS encoding 2OG-Fe(II) oxygenase, with the protein MQNISTKIASLHWDSITESMHENGFAIISNLLDNEQCEALKADYSKSELYRKTVVMERYRFGLGEYKYFTYPLPDLIQNIRTSIYPKLAPIANAWMKALTIQTVFPDTHQELLEQCHANHQLKATVLILKYGKSGFNTLHQDLYGDVYFPIQIVLFLNEPDEDFTGGEFVLTQQTPRAQSKAIVLKPKKGDVLVFTTNFRPAKGSKGYYRVNMKHGVSEIHSGERHTLGIIFHDALS; encoded by the coding sequence ATGCAAAACATATCCACAAAAATTGCTTCCCTTCATTGGGACAGCATCACCGAATCTATGCACGAAAACGGATTCGCCATTATTTCAAATCTGTTAGATAACGAACAATGTGAAGCTCTAAAAGCCGATTATTCAAAGTCCGAATTATACCGAAAAACGGTCGTCATGGAACGCTATCGTTTTGGTCTGGGAGAGTACAAATACTTCACTTATCCCTTACCCGATCTGATTCAGAACATTCGTACTTCCATTTACCCTAAACTCGCTCCTATCGCAAACGCCTGGATGAAAGCACTTACTATTCAGACCGTTTTTCCGGATACGCATCAGGAATTACTGGAACAATGCCATGCCAATCATCAATTAAAGGCAACTGTTTTAATCTTAAAATATGGCAAAAGCGGTTTCAATACACTGCATCAGGATTTGTACGGAGATGTTTATTTTCCAATTCAGATTGTTCTTTTCCTGAACGAACCCGATGAAGATTTTACAGGCGGAGAATTTGTACTGACACAGCAAACACCAAGAGCACAATCCAAAGCTATTGTACTGAAACCTAAAAAAGGAGACGTTTTAGTTTTTACCACCAATTTCAGACCTGCGAAAGGTTCCAAAGGATACTATCGCGTAAACATGAAACATGGTGTAAGCGAGATTCATTCTGGCGAACGACATACGTTGGGAATTATTTTTCATGATGCGCTATCGTGA
- a CDS encoding alpha-ketoglutarate-dependent dioxygenase AlkB family protein, which translates to MDLFNPHTDETTNLLPKDGTVNYYGKLFSREDSNHYLEVLLNTIEWKNDEAVIFGKLILTKRKVAWYGDSGFEYTYSNTTKKALAWTPELLVLKAVMEEKTGETFNSCLLNLYHSGEEGMAWHSDAEKDLKKNGAIASVSFGAERKFAFKHKETKETVSLILEHGSLLVMKDATQTNWLHRLPPTKTTSKPRVNLTFRTIVT; encoded by the coding sequence ATGGACTTATTTAATCCGCATACAGACGAAACAACGAATCTGCTTCCTAAAGACGGAACGGTTAATTATTATGGAAAATTGTTTTCGAGAGAAGACTCCAATCATTATCTGGAGGTTCTTTTAAATACTATTGAATGGAAAAATGATGAGGCTGTTATCTTTGGTAAATTGATTTTAACCAAGCGAAAAGTGGCCTGGTATGGTGATTCAGGTTTTGAATATACGTATTCCAATACCACCAAAAAAGCGCTTGCATGGACTCCGGAATTACTAGTACTAAAAGCGGTGATGGAAGAAAAAACGGGAGAGACCTTTAATTCCTGTTTGCTCAATTTATATCATTCCGGTGAGGAAGGAATGGCCTGGCACAGTGATGCTGAAAAAGATTTAAAAAAGAACGGTGCCATTGCCTCCGTAAGCTTTGGCGCTGAACGAAAATTTGCCTTCAAACACAAGGAAACCAAAGAAACTGTTTCTTTAATTTTAGAACACGGAAGTTTACTGGTTATGAAAGATGCTACTCAAACGAATTGGCTGCACCGTTTACCCCCCACAAAAACCACTTCAAAACCAAGAGTAAATCTGACGTTCAGAACTATTGTAACTTAA